The Mycolicibacterium doricum genome includes a region encoding these proteins:
- the ccsB gene encoding c-type cytochrome biogenesis protein CcsB, which produces MNSPDIDLGLARFSDWAFTSSVLVLVGAMLLLAVELAYSRSRGVANRELIGAGAAPAATSGLAAPAATSGRTIGADSAGPGVVADVPKRPLGERIGSSGVALVYVGTGLLLACIVLRGLSTSRVPWGNMYEFINLTSFCGLVAAAVVLRRPQYRALWVFVLVPVLILLTVSGRWLYSHAAPVMPALQSYWLPIHVSVVSLGSGVFLVGGVASILFLVKMSRFGQPENDGMVSRVVQRLPDAQTLDRIAYRTTIFAFPVFGFGVIFGAIWAEEAWGRYWGWDPKETVSFIAWVVYAAYLHARSTAGWRDRKAAWINVAGFTAMVFNLFFINLVTVGLHSYAGVG; this is translated from the coding sequence ATGAACAGTCCCGACATCGACCTCGGTCTGGCCCGGTTTTCCGATTGGGCGTTCACCTCATCGGTCCTGGTCCTGGTGGGGGCGATGCTGCTGCTCGCCGTCGAACTGGCCTACAGCCGCAGCCGCGGGGTCGCCAACCGTGAGCTGATCGGCGCCGGAGCCGCCCCGGCGGCGACATCGGGTCTAGCCGCCCCGGCGGCGACATCGGGTCGCACCATCGGCGCCGACAGCGCGGGCCCGGGCGTCGTCGCCGACGTCCCCAAGCGTCCGCTCGGCGAGCGGATCGGTTCGTCGGGCGTGGCGCTGGTCTACGTGGGCACCGGGTTGCTGCTGGCCTGCATCGTGCTGCGCGGCCTGTCCACCTCACGGGTCCCGTGGGGCAACATGTACGAGTTCATCAACCTGACGTCGTTCTGCGGGCTGGTCGCCGCCGCGGTGGTGCTGCGCCGGCCCCAGTACCGCGCGCTGTGGGTGTTCGTCCTGGTGCCGGTCCTGATCCTGCTGACGGTGTCGGGTCGGTGGCTCTACTCGCACGCCGCGCCGGTCATGCCGGCGTTGCAGTCGTACTGGCTGCCTATCCACGTGTCGGTGGTCAGTCTCGGCTCCGGGGTGTTCCTCGTGGGCGGCGTCGCCAGCATTCTGTTCCTGGTCAAGATGTCGCGGTTCGGCCAGCCCGAGAACGACGGGATGGTGTCGCGGGTGGTGCAGCGGCTGCCCGACGCGCAGACCCTCGACCGGATCGCATACCGCACGACGATCTTCGCGTTCCCCGTCTTCGGGTTCGGCGTGATCTTCGGTGCCATCTGGGCCGAGGAGGCGTGGGGCCGCTACTGGGGCTGGGACCCCAAGGAGACGGTGTCGTTCATCGCCTGGGTGGTCTACGCCGCCTACCTGCACGCCCGCTCGACCGCGGGATGGCGCGACCGCAAGGCCGCGTGGATCAATGTGGCCGGGTTCACCGCGATGGTGTTCAACCTGTTCTTCATCAACCTCGTCACCGTCGGCCTGCACTCCTACGCCGGGGTCGGCTGA